The nucleotide window GGTTTTTAAAACTGTAAAAGTTGTATTTTTAGGAACAGGAAAGTAATAATGTTAAAATTCAATATATAGACTAAGTTATTAAGTATAAAAGTAAAGAATAAGAGTATGTATCACAGAATTAAGAGTAGACAAAGCACTCTTATCTTCTTGTTAGTCTTGACTGGACTGACCTCTTGTGTTTCAAAAAGAAATACGCATTTTTTTAGAGATTTGGAAGATAAAGTTGTACTAGATGGAGTAAAAAGTCCTGAGGAGGATTACAAGATTAAGTCAAACGACAACCTGTATGTCAGTGTCAAAACGATTAACCCAGAAGTAAATGCCATGTTCTCTTCGGGTGAGGGAGGTGCTGGAGTGCAAACAAACCAATATACTTCACAGGTTGGTCAGCACATTTATGGTTATCAGGTAGATAGTCATGGAGAAATAACTTTACCAATTATTGGGTCAGTTTATGTTGCTGAGCGAACCTTGAAAGAAGCTAAAGAAGAGATTGGGCGAAGAGCAGAAGAATATTTGAAAGACGCTGACATCCAGGTAAGGTTGCTGAATTTTAAGGTTAGCGTATTAGGAGAAGTAAATTCGCCTGGAGTATACTACAATTATAACAATACACTCACGATACTTGAAGCTATTGGAATGGCCAAAGGAGCAAGTGACTTTGCAAAAATTAAAGATGTTATTGTGCTCCGACAAAAAGGAGATAAAATTATACCCTATGAAATTAGCTTGACCGATAGCGAAGTATTAACTTCTGACGCATATTATCTACAATCAAACGATGTCGTATTAGTACGGCCTCAACAGTTGAAAAATGTGAAGTTGAATGCTTCATATTACACGATTTTTACGGGAGCGTTGACTACGATTATCCTATTTGTTAATTACTTCTGGGGCTAGGACGAAGTTGTTAACAAGAAATATCAATTGTTGAATAAAAGTAAAGACATAGAAATGATGACTAAAGAAACATTTTCTTCGACATTGTTGGAGGAACAGGATAAATTAGCAATTAAGAAGTTTATTTATAAGATTTTTCGTAAATGGTATTGGTTTGTCGCTGCCTGTATTATTGGAGCTGGGACTGGTTACTTTTTGACACAAACGAAATCTCCAACTTACCAGCTTAATAGTTTATTTTTGATCGAATCTGATAATATGGCAGAGATGACCCTTGATCTACCTTTTGCGGGAGGACGACAGGGGAATACTAAGCTCCAAAACAAAATTGGTATAATTACGTCATATCAAATTAACAAGCAAGTTTTAGAAAATCTAGATTGGTCGATTTCGTGGTTTGAAGAACTCATGTTTAGAGAATCTGAAATTTATCCTCAGAAGCCTTTTGATGTTAGGTATGATAG belongs to uncultured Sunxiuqinia sp. and includes:
- a CDS encoding polysaccharide biosynthesis/export family protein: MYHRIKSRQSTLIFLLVLTGLTSCVSKRNTHFFRDLEDKVVLDGVKSPEEDYKIKSNDNLYVSVKTINPEVNAMFSSGEGGAGVQTNQYTSQVGQHIYGYQVDSHGEITLPIIGSVYVAERTLKEAKEEIGRRAEEYLKDADIQVRLLNFKVSVLGEVNSPGVYYNYNNTLTILEAIGMAKGASDFAKIKDVIVLRQKGDKIIPYEISLTDSEVLTSDAYYLQSNDVVLVRPQQLKNVKLNASYYTIFTGALTTIILFVNYFWG